A window of Pelagicoccus enzymogenes contains these coding sequences:
- a CDS encoding BTAD domain-containing putative transcriptional regulator: MPVQLKVQLLGEFSLSLDGTAHTAIDTIRLRGLLAFLLLKRGEALQRSRLAYSFWPDSTEKQALTNFRHLLHELRKKLPEADDCLQTNSKTIEWRLDAPVELDVERFESACQEASVACKRGDRTAAVVQFEKAVAAYGGAFLPGHYDEWVEVKREELKRRFAELLEEATACLEAKRDYAGAIVYGEKLRSLEPTREKAYASLMRLYALNGDRAKALQVYRDCEDVLRKELDVSTSERTKELHRKLLAEEPLESAAKPTTLGAASEPELPLQGRQAEWALLKEAWASALAGQAQLIVLIGEAGIGKSRLAEELYVSLARQGVATCRTRSYAAEGRLAYAPVCQWLRSPVLYPVLSDMDPVWLAEIARVMPELKAQFPELPKSSMEQGNWQRHLLFEALSRAILAKDEPVMLLLDDMQWTDQESLEWLRYLLRFAPKGKLLITGTIREEELSQDHPLRPMMRELSRDGQLSEIHLGPISEEEAALIAAGVAGRGLSLREASRLYETTEGNPLFVVESVRAGLRNRDESSLDSFEGLEISTALPRKVHAVFTTRLAQLSPAALELSRIAAVFGRAFTIEMLVDVSGKSEEEAIGLLDELWDKRILCEQEAGLYDFTHDKLREVTYEQISTPKRRLLHKKSSDVLEAFFAGDLGQVMAQLASHYEESGQVTKATDAYLKAGLAAKELNATREAIRLFEKANSLLGRLASTPENREKELELCTALGVCMVAEFGYQTPRMKQIYERSQELCSLLNRPTSAPVVRGLALFNLVFGNLHVTVAQAETLRSYYEETKDEVLYVESEYVLGVATFWLGRFEESRLHLENSLQRYNPALSHLHVANYAQDPKAICLCRMGWTLVMLGKLDQGADFVRRSIELGKAVDHPHTEGYTLSFSGQVCMDLGDHALMRSCVEKFRGISAEHQLLFWETRCEMVTGYLQVIEEGDRSGFQRMRENFELCLERKHTISLSSHLVYFARAHAQLGEFKEGLQVLDTLGDALNQSEETFYDAELLRIRGELLHGLGRAEAEVDELYLKALSVAQEQGSLLMELRARLSLAKLWRGSERESESRKDLEAVFGRFSEGFDRPDLRAVSAFLAE; this comes from the coding sequence TTGCCAGTTCAACTTAAAGTCCAACTGTTGGGAGAGTTCTCGCTTTCTCTCGACGGGACCGCTCATACGGCGATCGATACGATTCGCCTGCGTGGCCTGCTAGCCTTTTTGCTGCTGAAACGGGGGGAGGCCTTGCAGCGTTCGCGGCTGGCTTACTCCTTTTGGCCGGATTCGACGGAGAAGCAGGCCTTGACCAATTTCCGCCACTTGCTGCATGAGCTGCGCAAGAAACTGCCGGAGGCGGACGACTGCCTGCAAACCAACAGCAAGACGATCGAGTGGCGGTTAGATGCTCCGGTAGAGCTGGACGTGGAGCGTTTCGAGTCGGCGTGCCAAGAGGCCTCAGTGGCTTGCAAGCGGGGTGATCGGACTGCTGCAGTGGTTCAGTTCGAAAAGGCTGTGGCGGCGTACGGAGGCGCTTTCTTGCCGGGGCATTATGACGAGTGGGTGGAGGTGAAGCGGGAGGAGCTGAAGCGACGTTTCGCGGAGTTGCTGGAAGAGGCGACAGCTTGCCTGGAGGCGAAACGAGACTATGCGGGGGCGATCGTATACGGGGAAAAGCTGCGTAGCTTGGAGCCGACCCGCGAAAAGGCGTATGCGAGCTTGATGCGTTTGTATGCGCTCAATGGAGACAGAGCTAAAGCGCTGCAGGTGTATCGAGATTGTGAGGACGTTTTGCGTAAGGAGCTCGACGTTTCAACCAGCGAGCGAACCAAGGAATTGCATCGCAAGCTGCTGGCAGAGGAGCCGCTGGAGTCTGCTGCGAAGCCAACGACCTTGGGTGCGGCGAGCGAACCGGAGTTGCCTTTGCAGGGCAGGCAAGCGGAGTGGGCTTTGCTCAAGGAGGCTTGGGCGAGCGCTTTGGCGGGTCAGGCCCAATTGATCGTTTTGATTGGCGAGGCGGGAATCGGGAAGTCGCGTTTGGCGGAGGAGCTTTACGTGTCGTTGGCGCGGCAAGGGGTGGCGACGTGTCGCACGCGTTCTTATGCGGCGGAAGGTCGTTTGGCCTATGCTCCGGTTTGTCAGTGGCTGCGGTCGCCGGTGTTGTATCCAGTTTTATCAGATATGGATCCGGTATGGTTGGCGGAAATTGCGAGAGTGATGCCGGAGCTGAAGGCTCAGTTTCCGGAGTTGCCGAAATCGTCCATGGAACAGGGGAATTGGCAGCGGCATTTGCTGTTCGAAGCTTTGTCTCGGGCCATCCTGGCGAAGGACGAACCGGTGATGCTCTTGTTAGACGACATGCAGTGGACCGATCAGGAGTCGCTGGAGTGGTTGCGTTATTTGCTGCGTTTTGCCCCGAAGGGAAAGCTCTTGATTACGGGTACCATTCGCGAGGAGGAGCTGTCGCAGGACCATCCGTTGCGCCCCATGATGCGGGAATTGAGTCGCGACGGGCAGTTGAGTGAAATTCATCTGGGACCGATTTCGGAGGAAGAAGCCGCCTTGATCGCGGCAGGCGTGGCGGGCCGTGGCTTGAGTTTGCGGGAGGCTTCGCGGCTGTATGAAACGACGGAGGGAAATCCACTATTTGTAGTGGAGAGCGTGCGAGCGGGTTTACGGAATCGGGATGAGAGTTCGCTGGACTCGTTTGAGGGCTTGGAAATTTCGACGGCCTTGCCGCGCAAGGTGCATGCGGTTTTCACGACGCGTTTGGCTCAGCTCTCGCCGGCGGCATTGGAGCTGTCACGCATCGCGGCGGTGTTTGGGCGAGCCTTTACTATCGAGATGTTGGTGGACGTCAGTGGAAAGTCGGAGGAGGAAGCGATCGGTTTGTTGGACGAACTTTGGGATAAGCGGATCCTTTGCGAGCAGGAGGCGGGCTTGTATGACTTTACCCATGACAAGCTGCGCGAGGTGACCTACGAGCAGATCAGTACTCCGAAGCGTCGACTCTTGCACAAGAAGTCGTCGGATGTGCTGGAAGCGTTTTTTGCTGGCGACTTGGGGCAGGTAATGGCCCAGTTGGCTTCGCACTACGAGGAGTCGGGACAGGTGACCAAAGCGACGGACGCTTACCTGAAGGCGGGCTTGGCGGCCAAGGAATTGAATGCGACGCGGGAAGCGATCCGCCTCTTTGAGAAGGCGAACAGCTTGTTGGGACGCCTCGCTTCGACGCCGGAAAATAGGGAAAAGGAACTGGAACTGTGTACCGCGTTGGGTGTTTGCATGGTGGCGGAATTTGGATACCAGACGCCACGTATGAAGCAGATCTACGAGCGTTCGCAGGAGCTGTGCTCGCTCCTCAATCGTCCGACTTCTGCACCAGTGGTGAGAGGCTTGGCCCTCTTTAATCTGGTGTTTGGCAACTTGCATGTGACGGTTGCTCAGGCGGAAACCTTGAGGTCCTACTACGAGGAAACGAAAGACGAAGTACTGTATGTAGAATCTGAGTACGTGCTGGGGGTGGCGACTTTTTGGCTCGGGCGATTCGAGGAGAGCCGGCTTCACTTAGAGAATTCGTTGCAGCGGTACAACCCGGCGTTGAGCCATCTGCACGTCGCCAACTATGCCCAGGATCCGAAGGCGATTTGCCTGTGCCGCATGGGATGGACTTTGGTGATGTTGGGAAAGCTCGATCAGGGCGCGGATTTCGTGCGGCGTTCGATCGAGCTGGGCAAGGCGGTGGATCATCCGCATACGGAGGGCTACACGCTGAGCTTCAGCGGGCAGGTGTGCATGGATCTCGGCGATCACGCGTTGATGCGAAGTTGCGTGGAGAAGTTCCGGGGGATTTCGGCGGAGCATCAGCTTCTCTTCTGGGAGACCCGTTGCGAGATGGTGACTGGCTATCTGCAAGTGATAGAGGAAGGGGATCGCTCAGGATTTCAGCGAATGCGGGAGAACTTCGAGCTGTGCTTGGAGCGTAAGCATACGATTAGCCTTTCGTCTCACCTCGTCTACTTCGCGCGGGCGCATGCTCAATTGGGTGAGTTCAAAGAAGGACTCCAAGTTTTGGATACATTAGGGGATGCTTTGAACCAGAGCGAAGAAACCTTTTACGACGCGGAGCTGCTGCGAATCAGAGGAGAGTTGCTGCACGGGTTGGGACGCGCCGAAGCAGAGGTGGACGAATTGTATCTCAAGGCTTTATCGGTGGCCCAGGAGCAAGGGAGCTTGCTCATGGAGTTGCGGGCGCGATTGAGCTTGGCCAAGCTTTGGCGCGGTTCGGAGCGGGAATCGGAAAGCCGCAAGGACTTGGAGGCCGTTTTCGGGCGATTCAGCGAAGGCTTTGATCGTCCGGACTTACGGGCGGTGAGCGCTTTTTTGGCGGAATAA
- a CDS encoding FAD-binding oxidoreductase produces the protein MTTLAQPNLDSLKASVRGDIVLPDASNYDEVRAIWNAMIDRRPSLIVRCTGVADVKACLAVAREVDLQVSVRGAGHNIAGNAIADDRLLIDLSALRSVSVNPYSKTVTAGPGATLGDIDHETKEFGLAVPMGINSTTGISGLALGGGIGWLTREHGMTSDNLLSVQIVTATGEVLEASQTENADLFWALRGGGGNFGIVTRWTFQAHPVSTVTAGLVVFPAEERKSVLQNYREYCVTLPTSSAVWVVLRQAPPLPFLPEDVHGKDVLVLAFCHNGDAAEGQKIVDTLVSFGNPVGVHAGEMPFAGWQQAFDPLLTPGARNYWKSHNFTELSDGFLDATIEYASALPSPECEIFFGYIEGCCNSVAPEETAYSHRHTKWVVNMHGRWQDAGDDEFCIQWARDLFAATKPFAAPGVYINFLTGEETDRIKDGFGPNYGRLVEVKSKYDPDNVFNLNQNITPV, from the coding sequence ATGACCACGCTTGCCCAACCCAACTTAGACTCTCTCAAAGCCTCCGTTCGCGGAGATATCGTTCTCCCGGATGCTTCGAACTACGACGAAGTCCGCGCCATATGGAACGCCATGATCGATCGGCGTCCTTCTCTTATCGTACGTTGCACCGGTGTGGCGGACGTGAAGGCTTGCTTGGCCGTTGCCAGGGAAGTGGACTTGCAGGTCTCGGTGCGTGGGGCGGGGCATAATATTGCGGGCAACGCGATTGCGGACGACCGACTTCTGATCGATCTGTCGGCTCTACGTTCTGTATCCGTAAACCCTTACAGCAAAACGGTTACCGCTGGCCCAGGCGCAACTCTTGGAGACATCGACCACGAGACCAAGGAATTCGGTTTGGCGGTGCCCATGGGGATCAATTCGACCACCGGGATCAGCGGGCTGGCCCTTGGTGGAGGGATTGGCTGGTTGACACGTGAACATGGCATGACCTCCGATAACCTGCTCTCCGTGCAAATCGTCACGGCGACCGGCGAGGTGCTGGAAGCGAGCCAAACGGAAAACGCCGATCTCTTCTGGGCGTTGCGAGGCGGTGGTGGAAACTTCGGCATCGTAACACGTTGGACCTTCCAAGCTCATCCGGTCAGCACGGTGACCGCTGGTTTGGTGGTCTTCCCGGCGGAGGAGCGGAAGAGCGTCCTGCAAAATTATCGCGAGTACTGCGTGACGTTGCCAACCAGCTCTGCCGTTTGGGTGGTACTGCGTCAAGCTCCCCCGCTGCCCTTCCTCCCGGAAGATGTACACGGCAAGGACGTGCTGGTACTGGCATTCTGCCACAATGGAGATGCAGCGGAAGGTCAGAAGATTGTGGATACACTGGTTTCGTTTGGTAATCCAGTGGGCGTGCATGCAGGCGAAATGCCTTTTGCCGGCTGGCAGCAAGCTTTCGATCCGCTGCTGACGCCAGGCGCGCGCAACTATTGGAAATCTCACAACTTCACGGAGCTCTCCGATGGATTTTTGGATGCGACCATCGAGTATGCGTCCGCATTGCCCAGCCCCGAGTGTGAAATCTTTTTTGGATACATCGAAGGGTGCTGCAACTCGGTCGCTCCTGAGGAGACCGCCTACAGCCATCGGCATACCAAGTGGGTGGTGAACATGCACGGGCGTTGGCAGGACGCGGGAGACGACGAGTTTTGTATCCAGTGGGCCCGCGACCTCTTTGCGGCGACGAAGCCGTTTGCGGCCCCAGGCGTTTATATCAACTTCCTCACAGGCGAGGAAACGGACCGCATCAAGGATGGCTTCGGGCCCAACTATGGACGCCTCGTTGAAGTGAAGTCCAAGTACGATCCGGACAACGTCTTCAACCTGAATCAAAATATAACGCCAGTCTAG
- a CDS encoding cupin domain-containing protein, giving the protein MRINKADVPVKIDVPGATARQALEFGDATGYSKMAGEYFSMGAGTDISGLLKGLENDLCQSPHWGYMIEGHMIITYTDGSEEEAKTGDLFYWPPGHTVRAESDSEIILFSPQHEHCAVVNHIHAQVAGAAS; this is encoded by the coding sequence ATGAGAATCAACAAAGCTGACGTACCTGTTAAAATCGATGTTCCCGGTGCGACTGCCCGGCAAGCCCTCGAATTTGGCGATGCTACCGGCTATAGCAAGATGGCAGGCGAGTACTTCTCCATGGGAGCGGGCACCGACATCTCTGGACTCCTCAAAGGACTTGAAAACGACCTTTGTCAATCGCCTCACTGGGGCTACATGATCGAGGGTCACATGATCATCACCTACACCGATGGAAGCGAAGAGGAGGCCAAGACCGGCGATCTCTTTTACTGGCCTCCAGGCCACACGGTGCGGGCGGAATCCGACTCGGAGATTATCCTCTTCTCTCCGCAACACGAGCACTGTGCGGTGGTGAACCACATTCATGCGCAGGTGGCAGGAGCTGCCTCCTAG
- a CDS encoding RtcB family protein codes for MNIVKQLATGGKRSSDMRLILSAVVEKPDRYLEDAILGGLAEKLAGKRYIARETPAPYRQWGSDLEDMSIQQMLNGCSLPVAERGALMPDAHPGYGLPIGGVLATNNAVIPYAVGVDIACRMKLSVFDIPVKRLLRDEGNGRFTGALNTETKFGVGGFFKEKRLHDVMDRDWSVSPITQQCKDKAWKQLGTSGSGNHFVEFGEIEISDTSLGVEPGTYVALMSHSGSRGTGANVAAHYSKLAKDTHPELPKELQHLAWLGLDSKAGQEYWQAMELMGHYAAANHACIHKHVAANLGLEPILDVENHHNFAWKEQHDGKEVIVHRKGATPAGEGVLGVIPGSMASPAYVVRGKGNPESLNSASHGAGRVMSRKQAASKLNWKDANKLLQERGVRLLSAGIDEVPYVYKDIDEVMAAQADLVDPLARFFPRLVKMAPAGERPED; via the coding sequence ATGAATATCGTTAAGCAGCTGGCCACCGGGGGGAAGCGATCCTCGGATATGCGTTTGATTCTCTCCGCCGTGGTGGAAAAGCCGGACCGTTATTTAGAGGATGCGATCCTCGGCGGCCTTGCTGAGAAGCTAGCCGGAAAGCGCTACATCGCCCGTGAAACGCCCGCTCCTTACCGTCAGTGGGGCTCGGACCTGGAGGACATGTCTATTCAGCAAATGTTGAATGGTTGTAGCCTGCCGGTAGCGGAGCGCGGCGCCTTGATGCCGGATGCACATCCGGGCTACGGATTGCCGATCGGTGGGGTTTTGGCGACGAACAATGCGGTGATTCCGTACGCTGTCGGTGTAGACATAGCTTGCCGTATGAAGTTGAGCGTATTCGATATTCCGGTGAAGCGTTTGCTGCGCGACGAAGGAAACGGTCGCTTCACGGGAGCTCTGAATACGGAGACCAAGTTTGGAGTGGGCGGTTTCTTCAAGGAGAAGCGTCTGCATGATGTGATGGATCGTGACTGGTCGGTTTCGCCGATCACGCAGCAATGCAAGGACAAGGCTTGGAAGCAGCTGGGAACCAGCGGAAGCGGAAACCACTTCGTGGAGTTCGGAGAGATCGAGATTTCGGATACGTCGCTGGGCGTGGAACCGGGAACCTATGTGGCTCTGATGAGCCATAGCGGGAGCCGGGGAACGGGTGCTAACGTAGCCGCTCACTACTCGAAGTTGGCTAAGGACACGCATCCGGAATTGCCGAAGGAGCTGCAGCATTTGGCGTGGTTGGGTCTCGATTCCAAGGCGGGCCAGGAGTACTGGCAAGCCATGGAATTGATGGGGCACTACGCAGCTGCGAACCATGCTTGTATCCATAAACATGTGGCAGCGAACTTGGGTCTCGAGCCAATCCTCGACGTGGAGAACCACCATAACTTCGCGTGGAAGGAGCAGCACGACGGCAAGGAAGTCATCGTGCACCGCAAGGGCGCGACTCCAGCAGGCGAAGGCGTGCTGGGAGTGATCCCAGGTTCAATGGCGAGTCCCGCTTATGTAGTGCGAGGCAAGGGCAACCCAGAGTCGTTGAACTCCGCCTCCCACGGTGCGGGCCGGGTGATGAGCCGTAAGCAAGCCGCATCGAAGTTGAACTGGAAGGACGCCAACAAGCTCCTGCAGGAACGCGGAGTCCGCCTGTTGTCGGCCGGGATCGACGAGGTTCCGTACGTCTACAAGGACATCGACGAAGTCATGGCGGCTCAGGCCGACCTGGTGGATCCGCTGGCGCGCTTCTTTCCGCGTCTGGTGAAGATGGCCCCGGCCGGAGAGCGTCCGGAGGATTGA
- a CDS encoding right-handed parallel beta-helix repeat-containing protein, with the protein MKPYLFSFCSLLAVLATSLSSADEFYVHPDGRDSNPGTIEQPFASITRAQVAAAPGDTIWIRGGEYFFKGTEIATGILLDKSGEEGKRINYWAYQDEIPILDFYQLLTPARIRGISVTGDWLHLRGIEIRGVQQILTNTNESWAIRVEGGSHNIFELLNLHHNEGPRLFISEGGHNLVLNCDSHHNYDPDRGGENADGFGGHASMEGNVFRGCRAWANSDDGYDLIHALGAHKIEHCWAWSNGFVPDTQEEAGNGGGFKMGGWLLNPERFPGHVAVHSVSHSLAFDNRVVGFNTNYHPGLVRFYNNTAFNNPQQFNLKVAQRQPKPVTHVLRNNVALGEAPPVSGIERFLPDDQFNSWNLIETGNVTSEDFLSVVPKGVDGPRQPDGSLPQIDFMRPKPGSRLIDAGIDVRLPFKGKAPDLGAFETEQATLISVPPERAILPAPLPPRVALAARTIEASCVAAPAFV; encoded by the coding sequence ATGAAACCCTATCTTTTCTCTTTTTGCTCACTCTTGGCGGTGCTCGCCACAAGCCTTTCTTCCGCCGACGAATTCTACGTTCATCCCGACGGTCGCGACTCGAACCCTGGAACCATCGAGCAGCCCTTCGCATCGATAACGAGAGCCCAAGTCGCCGCGGCCCCGGGCGATACCATTTGGATACGAGGCGGCGAATATTTTTTCAAGGGGACCGAAATCGCCACCGGCATCCTTCTCGACAAGAGCGGCGAGGAGGGAAAACGCATCAACTATTGGGCCTACCAAGACGAGATCCCCATCCTCGACTTCTACCAATTGCTCACCCCTGCCCGAATTCGCGGCATCAGCGTCACCGGAGACTGGCTACACCTGCGCGGGATCGAGATTCGGGGCGTGCAGCAAATCCTCACCAACACCAACGAGTCCTGGGCGATCCGCGTCGAAGGGGGCAGCCATAACATTTTCGAACTGCTCAACCTGCACCACAACGAGGGGCCCCGGCTCTTCATTTCCGAAGGGGGACACAATCTGGTACTGAACTGCGATTCCCACCACAACTACGATCCTGATCGCGGCGGCGAAAACGCAGACGGTTTCGGCGGCCATGCCAGCATGGAAGGCAACGTCTTCCGCGGCTGCCGGGCCTGGGCCAACAGCGACGACGGCTACGACCTGATCCATGCTCTGGGAGCCCACAAGATCGAGCACTGCTGGGCTTGGAGCAACGGTTTCGTGCCGGACACTCAGGAAGAGGCAGGCAACGGCGGCGGATTCAAAATGGGAGGATGGCTGCTCAATCCAGAGCGATTTCCGGGACACGTCGCCGTCCACTCCGTAAGCCACAGCCTCGCCTTCGACAACCGAGTGGTGGGCTTCAACACGAACTACCACCCAGGCCTCGTGCGTTTCTACAACAACACCGCCTTCAACAACCCCCAGCAGTTCAACCTGAAGGTCGCCCAGCGGCAGCCCAAGCCCGTGACCCACGTGCTACGCAACAACGTAGCGCTCGGCGAAGCGCCCCCCGTGTCCGGAATCGAACGCTTTCTGCCAGATGACCAATTCAATTCCTGGAACCTAATCGAAACGGGCAACGTCACCTCCGAGGATTTCCTGAGCGTGGTTCCAAAGGGAGTCGACGGACCACGTCAACCCGACGGGAGCCTGCCGCAAATCGACTTCATGCGCCCGAAGCCGGGAAGCCGGCTCATCGATGCCGGAATCGACGTCCGCCTGCCGTTCAAGGGCAAGGCCCCCGACCTCGGCGCCTTCGAGACGGAGCAAGCTACCTTAATTTCCGTTCCCCCAGAACGAGCTATTCTACCGGCGCCGCTTCCGCCTCGAGTCGCGCTCGCTGCTCGAACGATTGAAGCATCATGTGTTGCCGCACCCGCGTTTGTGTAA
- a CDS encoding phytanoyl-CoA dioxygenase family protein produces MPTQTLDLDSHYALTDEQIARFRRDGYIKLKHVLSPEVLAHYETEISHMVEKLRQEHRAMEQRDIYSKAFLQISNIWTQNEAVKEFVMSKRLGRIATELMGTNGVRMYHDQALYKEPSGGYTPWHVDQFYWPLSNENTVTAWIPLVPVPMECGPLEFSIGSQKIKFGRDFAISEESEKRIDQHLKVSDFPVDSSPYDLGEVSFHYGFTFHRAGPNTSKKMRKIMTIIYMDKDMKLQKPLNPNQQNDWDNWMPGAQIGQTIDSPLNPVIYQEDH; encoded by the coding sequence ATGCCTACCCAAACCCTCGACCTCGACTCCCACTATGCCCTCACCGACGAGCAAATCGCCCGCTTCCGCCGCGACGGCTACATCAAGCTCAAGCACGTGCTTTCGCCCGAAGTTCTGGCTCACTACGAAACCGAAATCTCCCACATGGTCGAAAAGCTCCGCCAAGAGCACCGCGCCATGGAGCAACGAGATATCTACAGCAAAGCCTTCCTGCAAATCTCCAATATTTGGACCCAAAACGAAGCCGTGAAGGAATTCGTCATGAGCAAACGCCTCGGCCGCATCGCCACCGAGCTCATGGGAACCAACGGCGTGCGAATGTACCACGACCAAGCCCTCTACAAGGAACCCAGCGGCGGCTACACCCCTTGGCACGTCGACCAGTTCTACTGGCCCCTGTCCAACGAAAACACCGTCACCGCCTGGATTCCCCTCGTCCCCGTGCCCATGGAATGCGGCCCCCTCGAATTCTCCATCGGCAGCCAAAAGATCAAGTTCGGCCGCGATTTCGCCATCAGCGAGGAAAGCGAGAAGAGGATCGACCAACACCTGAAAGTCTCCGACTTCCCCGTCGACTCCAGCCCCTACGACCTCGGCGAGGTCAGCTTCCACTACGGCTTCACCTTCCACCGTGCCGGTCCCAACACATCTAAGAAAATGCGCAAGATCATGACCATCATCTACATGGATAAAGACATGAAACTGCAGAAGCCCCTCAACCCAAACCAGCAAAACGACTGGGACAACTGGATGCCCGGCGCCCAAATCGGGCAAACCATCGACAGCCCCCTCAATCCTGTCATCTACCAAGAGGATCATTGA
- a CDS encoding tautomerase family protein, with amino-acid sequence MPLVNVQVIENVFTAEQKKEIIQKITDTMTSIEGEALREVTWVKIDEVKEGNWGIGGHCVTAADVHAMQMASA; translated from the coding sequence ATGCCACTCGTAAACGTACAAGTCATCGAAAACGTATTCACGGCAGAACAGAAGAAGGAGATCATCCAAAAGATCACCGACACCATGACCTCGATCGAGGGGGAGGCCCTGCGCGAAGTCACTTGGGTAAAGATCGACGAAGTGAAGGAAGGGAATTGGGGTATCGGCGGTCACTGCGTCACCGCGGCCGACGTGCATGCCATGCAGATGGCTTCGGCTTAG
- a CDS encoding silent information regulator protein Sir2 produces the protein MKVPHFITPTIPCRLKLNRFMPVLKIPRVGIALLVGATTVATGSAAEKLDRGMIAMPTDENAAYIGWRLFESDPAGLVFNLYRSTNGEEAVKLNRAPIRDGSNFLDTSVRLDEDNAYWIKSVTLRRGRPSIEGEELARVELAAHRPATSYYSFPLQGDYGFQRVGIADLNGDGKYDYVIKQPERGLDPGSARKSPGTYKVEAYLHDGTFLWRKDLGWNMNMGIWWTPMIVYDFDGDGKAEVALKTAPFAASYEASYAEKGGPADGFVISGPEYCSILDGMTGEEITKTDWVERGDPEAWGDNRGNRVNRNQIGIASLDGERTSLLVCRGTYTRMVVDAYDLIDGALVKRWRWDGDESTPPVRGQGSHGLHAADLDADGREEVILGSVALDDDGTVMWNTNMGHNDMGYLTDVIPSRPGLEIILGYESAQERNGICLLDARTGEMIWGHPYKTAHIHDQGMFGDFVPSNPGIEFYSGEQNGTGYWLYDAATGYLLSEENLGGLSPRALFWTGKRSKAYIPEIPWGKRTGMQVNRILEYDGGQVGTIEGNIVAIADLLGDWREEVVVSYPGELRIYTTTIPTESRRPFLMDDPLYRNDVAQQAMGYLYPPQTSYHFR, from the coding sequence ATGAAGGTACCCCATTTCATTACCCCAACCATTCCGTGCAGACTTAAACTGAATCGCTTCATGCCGGTTCTGAAGATACCGCGGGTCGGGATTGCGCTGTTGGTCGGAGCGACCACGGTAGCGACCGGCAGCGCTGCTGAGAAGCTGGATCGCGGCATGATTGCGATGCCTACGGATGAGAACGCAGCTTACATCGGATGGCGTTTGTTCGAAAGCGACCCGGCTGGCTTGGTTTTCAACCTCTATCGTTCCACCAATGGAGAGGAGGCGGTGAAGTTGAACCGAGCGCCGATTCGCGATGGCTCTAACTTTTTGGATACATCGGTTCGCTTGGACGAAGATAACGCTTATTGGATCAAGTCCGTTACGCTCCGGCGCGGGCGTCCCTCTATCGAGGGCGAAGAATTGGCTCGAGTGGAATTGGCTGCCCACAGGCCAGCGACCTCCTATTATTCGTTCCCGCTGCAGGGGGACTATGGTTTTCAGCGAGTGGGCATCGCCGATCTTAATGGCGACGGAAAATATGACTACGTCATCAAGCAGCCTGAGCGAGGCTTAGACCCCGGATCGGCCCGCAAGAGCCCGGGGACCTACAAAGTGGAAGCCTATCTTCATGATGGCACTTTCCTTTGGCGGAAAGACTTGGGCTGGAACATGAACATGGGAATCTGGTGGACGCCTATGATCGTGTATGACTTTGATGGAGACGGAAAGGCGGAGGTCGCTCTGAAGACCGCGCCCTTCGCTGCGAGCTACGAAGCGTCCTATGCGGAGAAAGGCGGTCCTGCCGATGGGTTCGTGATCTCAGGTCCAGAGTATTGCTCGATCCTGGATGGGATGACCGGTGAGGAGATCACGAAAACGGATTGGGTGGAGCGGGGCGATCCTGAAGCATGGGGCGACAACCGAGGCAATCGGGTTAACCGAAACCAGATCGGCATCGCTTCCTTGGATGGAGAGCGAACGAGCTTGCTGGTCTGCCGCGGCACCTACACGCGTATGGTGGTGGATGCCTACGACTTGATTGACGGAGCGCTGGTCAAGCGGTGGCGTTGGGATGGTGACGAGTCGACTCCGCCGGTTCGCGGTCAAGGTTCCCATGGATTGCACGCAGCTGATTTAGACGCCGATGGACGAGAGGAGGTCATTCTCGGTTCGGTTGCTTTGGATGATGACGGCACTGTTATGTGGAATACGAATATGGGGCACAATGACATGGGGTACTTGACTGATGTGATTCCCAGCCGCCCGGGCTTGGAGATCATCCTTGGATACGAATCCGCTCAGGAACGGAACGGTATTTGTTTATTGGATGCGCGGACAGGCGAAATGATTTGGGGGCATCCCTACAAGACGGCTCACATCCATGACCAGGGAATGTTCGGCGACTTCGTACCCAGCAATCCAGGGATCGAGTTCTATTCGGGGGAGCAGAACGGCACGGGATATTGGCTTTACGATGCGGCGACAGGTTATCTCTTGTCCGAAGAGAATTTGGGCGGACTCAGTCCTCGGGCGCTTTTTTGGACGGGCAAAAGAAGCAAGGCCTACATCCCGGAAATTCCTTGGGGCAAGCGGACGGGAATGCAAGTGAATCGAATTCTTGAATACGATGGTGGCCAAGTGGGAACCATTGAAGGGAACATCGTTGCCATTGCAGATCTGTTAGGGGACTGGCGAGAGGAAGTTGTCGTCAGTTACCCGGGTGAATTAAGAATCTACACGACGACGATTCCCACCGAAAGCCGACGTCCTTTCCTCATGGACGACCCGCTCTATCGCAACGACGTCGCCCAGCAAGCCATGGGCTACCTCTATCCTCCGCAGACCAGCTATCACTTTCGTTGA